In Rosa chinensis cultivar Old Blush chromosome 1, RchiOBHm-V2, whole genome shotgun sequence, a genomic segment contains:
- the LOC112191067 gene encoding uncharacterized protein LOC112191067 isoform X2 yields the protein MEGGRRISASPRPCSGRRVVAARKRPRIGGVDGFVNSVKKLQRREISSKRDRAFTMSDAQERFRNIRLQEEYDTHDPKGHCAMVLPFLRKRSKIIEIVAARDIVFALAQSGVCAAFSRETNQRICFLNVSPDEVIRSLFYNKNNDSLITVSVYASDNFSSLKCRSTRIEYIRRGKPDAGFALFESESLKWPGFVEFDDVNGKVLTYSAQDSIYKVFDLKNYTMLYSISDKHVQEIKISPGIMLLIFNKASSHVPLKILSIEDGSVLKSFNHLLHRNKKVDFIEQFNEKLLVKQENENLQILDVRNSEMTEVSKSEFMTPSAFIFLYENQLFLTFRNRTVAVWNFRGELVTSFEDHLLWHPDCNTNNIYITSDQDLIISYCKADSDDPLAEGNGSINISNILTGKCLAKIKASKNVENECSCSGDCCGSSCSSKKRAQSSRIRSTVAEALEDITALFYDEERNEIYTGNRLGLVHVWSN from the exons ATGGAAGGGGGGAGGAGGATATCGGCGAGTCCGCGGCCGTGTAGTGGCCGGAGGGTGGTGGCGGCGAGAAAGCGACCCCGTATTGGCGGCGTGGACGGGTTCGTCAACAGCGTTAAGAAGCTTCAGCGACGCGAAATCAGCTCCAAGCGTGACCGGGCTTTCACTATGAGCGATGCCCAGGAGAGGTTTCGGAATATTCGTCTCCAG GAGGAATATGATACCCATGATCCAAAAGGTCATTGCGCCATGGTTCTGCCTTTTCTGCGAAAGAGGTCGAAAATTATTGAAATTGTAGCAGCACGTGACATTGTGTTTGCTCTTGCGCAGTCTGGTGTTTGTGCAGCGTTTAGCCGAG AAACCAATCAGAGGATATGCTTTCTGAATGTCAGTCCCGACGAAGTTATAAGAAGCTTGTTTTATAATAAAAACAATGACTCACTTATCACAGTTTCAGTTTATGCTTCAGACAATTTCAGTTCTTTGAAATGTAGAAGCACGAGGATTGA ATACATACGAAGGGGTAAACCAGATGCTGGCTTTGCTCTTTTTGAGTCTGAGTCACTAAAGTGGCCTGGATTTGTAGAGTTTGATGATGTAAATGGGAAGGTTCTCACTTACTCTGCACAAGATAG TATATACAAGGTGTTTGATCTTAAAAACTATACAATGTTGTACTCCATATCAGATAAACATGTCCAAGAAATTAAGATTAG TCCGGGGATCATGTTGTTAATTTTCAATAAAGCTAGTAGCCATGTTCCTCTCAAGATTCTTTCTATAGAGGATGGTAGTGTTCTCAAATCCTTCAACCATCTACTTCATCGGAATAAGAAGGTAGATTTCATTGAACAGTTCAATGAAAAGCTTCTtgtaaaacaagaaaatgagaACCTCCAGATTCTTGAC GTTCGCAATTCTGAGATGACAGAAGTTAGCAAAAGTGAATTCATGACACCATCAGCTTTTATATTTCTGTACGAGAATCAGTTATTTTTAACGTTTCGTAATCGTACTGTGGCTGTTTGGAACTTTCGAGGGGAACTTGTGACTTCGTTTGAGGATCATCTTTTGTGGCATCCCGACTGCAATACTAATAACATATACATTACTAGTGACCAGGATCTTATTATTTCTTACTGCAAGGCTGATTCTGATGATCCATTAGCTGAAGGAAATG GATCCATCAATATCAGCAATATTTTGACAGGGAAATGCCTTGCTAAAATAAAAGCCAGCAAGAATGTGGAAAATGAATGCAGTTGTAGTGGTGACTGTTGTGGAAGCAGTTGCAGTTCCAAGAAGCGTGCCCAGTCATCCAGAATTAGAAGTACAGTCGCAGAAGCCTTGGAAGATATTACTGCTCTCTTCTACGATGAAGAGCGCAACGAGATCTATACCGGCAATAGGCTTGGTCTAGTTCATGTATGGTCTAATTAA
- the LOC112191067 gene encoding uncharacterized protein LOC112191067 isoform X1, with protein MEGGRRISASPRPCSGRRVVAARKRPRIGGVDGFVNSVKKLQRREISSKRDRAFTMSDAQERFRNIRLQEEYDTHDPKGHCAMVLPFLRKRSKIIEIVAARDIVFALAQSGVCAAFSRETNQRICFLNVSPDEVIRSLFYNKNNDSLITVSVYASDNFSSLKCRSTRIEYIRRGKPDAGFALFESESLKWPGFVEFDDVNGKVLTYSAQDSIYKVFDLKNYTMLYSISDKHVQEIKISPGIMLLIFNKASSHVPLKILSIEDGSVLKSFNHLLHRNKKVDFIEQFNEKLLVKQENENLQILDVRNSEMTEVSKSEFMTPSAFIFLYENQLFLTFRNRTVAVWNFRGELVTSFEDHLLWHPDCNTNNIYITSDQDLIISYCKADSDDPLAEGNAGSINISNILTGKCLAKIKASKNVENECSCSGDCCGSSCSSKKRAQSSRIRSTVAEALEDITALFYDEERNEIYTGNRLGLVHVWSN; from the exons ATGGAAGGGGGGAGGAGGATATCGGCGAGTCCGCGGCCGTGTAGTGGCCGGAGGGTGGTGGCGGCGAGAAAGCGACCCCGTATTGGCGGCGTGGACGGGTTCGTCAACAGCGTTAAGAAGCTTCAGCGACGCGAAATCAGCTCCAAGCGTGACCGGGCTTTCACTATGAGCGATGCCCAGGAGAGGTTTCGGAATATTCGTCTCCAG GAGGAATATGATACCCATGATCCAAAAGGTCATTGCGCCATGGTTCTGCCTTTTCTGCGAAAGAGGTCGAAAATTATTGAAATTGTAGCAGCACGTGACATTGTGTTTGCTCTTGCGCAGTCTGGTGTTTGTGCAGCGTTTAGCCGAG AAACCAATCAGAGGATATGCTTTCTGAATGTCAGTCCCGACGAAGTTATAAGAAGCTTGTTTTATAATAAAAACAATGACTCACTTATCACAGTTTCAGTTTATGCTTCAGACAATTTCAGTTCTTTGAAATGTAGAAGCACGAGGATTGA ATACATACGAAGGGGTAAACCAGATGCTGGCTTTGCTCTTTTTGAGTCTGAGTCACTAAAGTGGCCTGGATTTGTAGAGTTTGATGATGTAAATGGGAAGGTTCTCACTTACTCTGCACAAGATAG TATATACAAGGTGTTTGATCTTAAAAACTATACAATGTTGTACTCCATATCAGATAAACATGTCCAAGAAATTAAGATTAG TCCGGGGATCATGTTGTTAATTTTCAATAAAGCTAGTAGCCATGTTCCTCTCAAGATTCTTTCTATAGAGGATGGTAGTGTTCTCAAATCCTTCAACCATCTACTTCATCGGAATAAGAAGGTAGATTTCATTGAACAGTTCAATGAAAAGCTTCTtgtaaaacaagaaaatgagaACCTCCAGATTCTTGAC GTTCGCAATTCTGAGATGACAGAAGTTAGCAAAAGTGAATTCATGACACCATCAGCTTTTATATTTCTGTACGAGAATCAGTTATTTTTAACGTTTCGTAATCGTACTGTGGCTGTTTGGAACTTTCGAGGGGAACTTGTGACTTCGTTTGAGGATCATCTTTTGTGGCATCCCGACTGCAATACTAATAACATATACATTACTAGTGACCAGGATCTTATTATTTCTTACTGCAAGGCTGATTCTGATGATCCATTAGCTGAAGGAAATG CAGGATCCATCAATATCAGCAATATTTTGACAGGGAAATGCCTTGCTAAAATAAAAGCCAGCAAGAATGTGGAAAATGAATGCAGTTGTAGTGGTGACTGTTGTGGAAGCAGTTGCAGTTCCAAGAAGCGTGCCCAGTCATCCAGAATTAGAAGTACAGTCGCAGAAGCCTTGGAAGATATTACTGCTCTCTTCTACGATGAAGAGCGCAACGAGATCTATACCGGCAATAGGCTTGGTCTAGTTCATGTATGGTCTAATTAA